Sequence from the Plasmodium yoelii strain 17X genome assembly, chromosome: 10 genome:
TCCATctaaatttttatcaaatatcATTAATGTTTCTCTTAAGCTCAAATCTGCTTTTAGTAAAGCTTCATATAAATGTTCAAAACATTCATTCTTCCATTCCgcttttaaaaatgtttgaCTTGGatcataattaattttaaatcgacttaaaatattattataatttacatGATTATTTTCAatcattttaaattttttacataaataaatCCATGgtacattttttgttttagtAAGTTTTTCCAGTTCTTCccttcaaaaaataaaaacatatgcatattacatatatggatcattaatatatgaacaaGTTTAtctcattaatatatgaacaagtttatctcattatttttttttttcagattCTTACTTCCATGTATTTATATGCACTTTTCCAGTATTTCCTTTGtctttttcatataaattattccaaagattatttttttcattacatATCAATGTGCTCAAAAAGTTCAATATATCAGTCAATGCTCCTTCTGGCGGAATATGTTTGCTGTTTCGTTGTTCCTAAAGTGGAGAAAAATGAGTGGTAGATGCAAATTAGTGGTAGGTGCAAATTAGTGGTAGATGCAAATTAGTGGTAGGTGCAAATTAGTGGTAGGTGCAAATTAGTGGTAGATGTGAGGTGGCTAGGGTTCTTACATTTTTTTCGAGCTCCAAAATGTTAGACGAATTTAAAACCTTTTCTCGCAATTTTTGATTTTCTTCAAAAGTGTCCCTAATCACATCAAGAGATGGAGACATGTACTCATGAACTTCAAAAGTCAAGTcttgattaaatataatagcTGCTCCtaagttttttattttattacaataATTAGATGCAGAGAATAAAGTAATACATTTCCCTTCATGATGACTTTCAATACCTTTTAATGTTTTGGGAACTTGATGTGATCTAATTATAatatcaaatttatttttttttaaaaatgattcTGTAACATCAGGTCCAAATGCTATGCAATTATTTCCTCGTGCATTCCCTCCAATACCTTTATCTTTTTGAGGGTCAGACCACAGCAAATCAAAAAGTATTGTatcttcatatttttcagGATGAAGAATTTCGTGCTTTTTTCGATCCAGTTTGTCAATGTCATTCACCGATAAATCCTGATATCTGCTCAGTCCCCCATGTACTACAAATATTTGATCTGACAGAAAAAATAACGAAATGGTAaagccaaaaaaaaaaaaaaaaccaaaaaaaaaaccaaaaaaaaacccaaaaaaaaatcccaaaaaaaaccaaaaaaaaTGCCATGTTATTTCTACTTACTTTGAATATTCACTGACAAACTTAATAGTTCAAATATTTCTTGAAATATGTCAAATACAGACTCGTCATATTTTGAGAGAACTGAAAAAGGGGAAAAATTGCACATACCCATGGTGACGCATGCATACATAGATAGATACATACATAGATAGATAGATACATACATAGATAGATAGATACATACATAGATAGATACATACATAGATAGATAGATGCATAGATACgtacaaattaaataaatattctgAACTTTTAAATCCATACCTTCATTATGAAATCCATACACTTCATTCATATAAGAGCATTCATGATTTCCTCTGTTAATTATTACACTATCATAATTACTTAATTTAAAAGCaaataaaaggaaaaatatttCTACAGCATTTTGACCCCTATCCGCAATGTCAccattaaatatatagctgcataaaaaatgtgaaaataaatgtgttgttttttttcatttttttctttcatttttttttttttttttttttttcttttttttcatttattcgAACATGTTGTTTGAGGAGGGTAACCCAAATCGGTTGAAGAGCCACAAGACGTCGTTTAATTGGCCATGCACATCTCCTAATACCTTTAAAATGAACGAAATGGATAAGCGAAATGAATAGGCGAAATGAATAGGCGAAATGAATAGGCGAAGTGAATAAGCGAAATGGATAAGCGAAATGTGCGAAGTAAATTGTTCCTTTTCTTCATCAACTTACAACCAGTTTTGTGTCTTTCGATTTTTTAGTTAAGTCCAAATTTAATACAGAGCTTTTGATATTTTCTGAGAGCATTCTTTTCGTTTCGTTCAGAATTTTATATACCATACTAATAGGAAGTACATACTAAAagaagaataaaaataaatatattaaatatctatgtaatgaaaaaaaagtgtatatattaattctgAACTAAAAACGGAATGGAATCAATGTAAAGTTTAAGTTGTTAAATCATGAAACATGTCATTTTATCttattatacatttatttattatacattatttattatacacttatttattatatcttaCATTTCTTGTgactaataaaaaattaaaaagttCAATGGCAAATTTCCTGTTTACTTTATCCTTCAGTTTTGGTATGTTAGAATCACAAGACaccttaaaaaaatatatttttttttattattaaattttttggaaaaaaaaattatatttttttattttttattttttattaatgaaTTACCTGGTAAGAGATAGTAGAACCAGAAGAAATCTGATTAGAATTACTTGAAAAATATTTGGAATTAAATTGAATGATGCCACTTTGCATatcttcatttatttttttcattaaaggaatataaatttctctgaaaaaataaaacattccATAAgttttgaaatatatatataagtacATATTTATGCAAACACTcgtttcatcattttcttaCTCATGATTATTCAAAACTATATTTTCATGTAAATCTTCGAATTTTCTCCAAACTTTGCAACAAACATTTGTATGAAATTCTTTTCTAGAACGATACCCTCgatacattttttgtatgAATATGCAAGCGCTTTCTTCGTCTgtacatataaaattaaaaatgtatgtCCATATTAAGGGATAGTAGCATTAATGGTAAACAAACGAACGAACGATGTAAACACAATTTGTAATGATTTTTGTGAAAATTACTATTATATGGCTTGATAGACTTGTGTGAGCATATTACTATTAATCCATTTTCAGGGGTAAACATTTTCTTTCCCCTGTATATCCTATCcatataacaatttttatttaaatatttcactgcatatattttatctgtttcatttttgttatttttatcggATAAATATTCAATTCCTTGAATTATCGCTTTGTGGCCATATACCATAACAATGTCTTTAACGCTATAggaattcatattttttttttttttaaataagttatttataattgtttatatacaaaatatgcACAGTTGTTTTATAAACCCATACacaaattatcataaaatatgtgtatatatatgtgtatatatgtgtgtatatgtgtgtatatgtgtgtatatgtgcgtatatatgtgtatatatatatggttgGTATTTCAGTACAATACCAAAGATggagaaatataaaattggGTTATTACATATCTtgtattttgttatttaaaaaaaataatttagcTTTATTGTTGCatccaaaaaaataaaataacgaaaaacaaatatatagaacAAGTCTCATGGAGAACAGATTATGCTAGCCCTCCACATAGATAACacatcatttattatttgattatttttgaattttcttcccttttttatttattatatgtttatttttttatattatatataaaataaaaattaaaagataaaatatttcaattAAATcattgaaattaaaaaaattatatatatatatattatatatgtattattaatGCATGTACTAGcgacaatttttatttttttaaataaatgtacacacccaaattatttttttttatggcaTAATTGCCAAGTTACAAATGTgtgtattaaaaataataatcataataaaacaaaaaaataggGGAAAAACTTTtaattcaaaaatatataaatctcttaaaagataaatatatataaagaaatacAAAAAACTTGTTTacacacaaaaaatatatcatatatatatatgtataaaatatatacgcttgaaaaaaataaatatcctttaagatatataaaaatcaatttcgttattttcgttattttcattattttcgttatttttctcttttcTTCTTATATTTCTGTAATAATAAGgaacaaaaaaaagttaCATACACATGtcaaacaaattatattttgtttaacatcattatttatatcgtCTATCATTGTCTCTTAATACATCcattatgtatgtatatatatagcacataaaatgaaatatatttttcgattatatatattgcttACCTTCATATTAAAATTAGGGTTGTAAGTTTCTTTCCTTTCATTATCCATCGAATCCACAAcctttaattataaaaatcaaaaaaataatttagtaAAAGTAAGAATTATGGagatatattaataaaatgg
This genomic interval carries:
- a CDS encoding serine/threonine protein phosphatase 7, putative, with the protein product MNSYSVKDIVMVYGHKAIIQGIEYLSDKNNKNETDKIYAVKYLNKNCYMDRIYRGKKMFTPENGLIVICSHKSIKPYNNEESACIFIQKMYRGYRSRKEFHTNVCCKVWRKFEDLHENIVLNNHEEIYIPLMKKINEDMQSGIIQFNSKYFSSNSNQISSGSTISYQVSCDSNIPKLKDKVNRKFAIELFNFLLVTRNYVLPISMVYKILNETKRMLSENIKSSVLNLDLTKKSKDTKLVVLGDVHGQLNDVLWLFNRFGLPSSNNIYIFNGDIADRGQNAVEIFFLLFAFKLSNYDSVIINRGNHECSYMNEVYGFHNEVLSKYDESVFDIFQEIFELLSLSVNIQNQIFVVHGGLSRYQDLSVNDIDKLDRKKHEILHPEKYEDTILFDLLWSDPQKDKGIGGNARGNNCIAFGPDVTESFLKKNKFDIIIRSHQVPKTLKGIESHHEGKCITLFSASNYCNKIKNLGAAIIFNQDLTFEVHEYMSPSLDVIRDTFEENQKLREKVLNSSNILELEKNEQRNSKHIPPEGALTDILNFLSTLICNEKNNLWNNLYEKDKGNTGKVHINTWKEELEKLTKTKNVPWIYLCKKFKMIENNHVNYNNILSRFKINYDPSQTFLKAEWKNECFEHLYEALLKADLSLRETLMIFDKNLDGKVSFSEFEQVLKDLNINLSAEQVRILMRLINSNSLCNKNRIQENDKIDVAEFIGKMRVCYRLAINKEYINNEKVQKLIETIGKHILADSSEIANFHYRFYEEQDESENADRRKRSSVIKSVALFQKFKNFDKFGDGYLDYSDFVKAIKSFDMNKISKEAGFEVNDEILLELAKSIDITKSSKINFLEFLQAFYVVNKSKYSYVDEIWCHICTVIYENKFALKRCIKNLEDNFHGKITSIQLRHILLELNKLLQDQKHSKSKPLTEEQIDLLSYIVETDESINYDEFFNSFKPVYYI